The following coding sequences are from one Anabas testudineus chromosome 16, fAnaTes1.2, whole genome shotgun sequence window:
- the LOC113170272 gene encoding DENN domain-containing protein 4B isoform X1, protein MTDSHGGQTGGMTEEKCPQLVDYFVVAGLDPAGPWKPLDDDGKSSTSSSSTSSSSTSSRAVEPVTDLAVIARGLGEEVPEGFTCIEKTLGGHSAELSAGLINNPHLYLCYRRGRDKPPILDLGILYEGKEQLKQGWYVIDTTPYSRSASLSSGGAPTAHRVFLTYRRALDSQGLHTLGITDISLLLPSKGEVAPHTFCRVEKNLNTGMWGPALYVCYKRAVAKANALVYEASLISRYPEEDLEAFPLPESVPVFCLPMGVTVESWPLNAKYQLPIFSTFVFTSASGDKVYGAAIQFYESFPRDLLSEQQCVRLGLLSVVDRRPITNRSLQVKKSICVLSHWPFFTVFQKFLTFVYRYSISGPHVLPIEKHISSFMHNVPFPSPQRPRILVQLSPYDNLLLCQPVSSPLPLSGASFLKLLQNLGPENACTLLLAVLTEHKLLLHSLRPDVLTSVSEALVSMSFPLRWLCPYIPLCPLQMADVLLAPMPFVVGVHSSYFDLYDPPTDVVCVDLDTNTIFQSDDKKPLSWRSLPRKSGKTLFNTLTNLHKTLEKICTPGQEEATLEFLLTDYDQIYRRQKQLELEIQEAFLRFMSCLLRGYRTFLLPITQAPSDTTTDCSSLFNLQGFLKSRDRTQQKFYSQLTRTQMFTQFIEECSFVSDRHACLEFFDECVQKVDVEKPEDVRLIDLDETHSGEHTVFIMPPEEPQEPDGSECPALYSYETFPILKPELFDRPQDQLRVPAKGSAPSSPAPRRTKQEIKLAQKRAQKYSAVPDMWSKCLLGHCYGLWFIYLPTFVRAENSKVRALHTAYDVLKHMENRKVVLPDEVCYRILMQLCGQYGQPVLAVRVLLEMKKAGITPNTITYAYYNKAVLESKWPSTSQGGRLRWAKLRNVLLAVAQFRQPIKRREKSGSVGSRGEAAVEPDQRLRTHSTLIRQSSWSGLSESSSHESLTGPLVKSSSLSSMKTSANKVKLSKKTTHHNTGTNGCSDAISGKPPLGRRDTSTPPPAPPGGGVLVRRSQVCLSTFYTECAETTNSELDCSCQPAERDGRPVGTRDPSSRNKGVDENYNNVSSPNRGGLAGKLQQLLTPTRHRVSVRRAASVDDRQPRGGGGGGIGRRVSEQRQSRKSQVAETLLKAKDKLVSATSESSLSVGSDLDLTDTPSPAYPLRRSWDANQEGAGLEVLMSSCSLCRSCNSLVYDEEIMAGWTSDDSNLNSSCPFCCASFVPFLNAEICDLGPVSSTERSTWNMEDEVESAVRPPSGHEASLRQQCNGLSDDSSSETSSYSENSRTTTNSSAGGAPQVTVAYLSPLVLRKELESLLENEGEAVLAQPQFLDSHSIIFWNLVWYFQRLCLPSNLLQLVKASPLVTQFTQIEGSALRMRLLWDTLTPDTDQWPPLYILWRIHSGVPMRSYSWRRHNHPFTLSFLEEVLRWVGMNEVHKAITLFLDTLAQQPGSPRIQRSLYREFLFLTLAAMGKDHVAAFDKKYKAAYTRLSGTLGRDELRKKRAQPPSPKAVDCRRSFLPPLEC, encoded by the exons ATGACAGACTCACA tggaGGGCAGACAGGCGGCATGACAGAGGAGAAATGTCCCCAGCTGGTGGACTACTTTGTAGTGGCAGGTCTCGACCCTGCTGGGCCCTGGAAGCCCTTGGACGACGATGGCAAGAGCTCCACCTCATCCTCGTcgacctcctcctcttccacgTCGAGCCGGGCGGTGGAGCCGGTGACAGACCTGGCAGTAATTGCCCGGGGGCTCGGTGAGGAAGTGCCGGAGGGCTTCACCTGCATCGAGAAGACGCTGGGCGGACACTCGGCGGAGCTGAGCGCCGGCCTCATCAACAACCCACACCTGTACCTGTGCTACCGGCGAGGACGAGACAAACCACCTATTCTGGACCTGGG GATTCTGTATGAGGGGAAGGAGCAGCTGAAACAGGGCTGGTACGTCATCGATACCACCCCGTACAGCCGCTCAGCCAGCCTGAGCTCTGGCGGCGCTCCGACAGCTCACCGGGTGTTTCTGACGTACCGGCGGGCTCTGGACTCGCAGGGTCTCCACACACTGGGCATCACCGACATCTCCCTGCTGCTCCCCAGCAAAGGAGAGGTTGCACCACACACTTTCTGTCGCGTTGAGAAGAACCTCAACACCGGCATG TGGGGTCCAGCTCTGTATGTGTGCTACAAGAGAGCCGTGGCCAAAGCCAACGCCCTGGTCTACGAAGCCA gtctgATCAGTCGGTACCCAGAGGAGGACCTAGAGGCATTTCCCCTGCCAGAGTCGGTGCCAGTCTTCTGTCTGCCGATGGGCGTCACTGTGGAGAGTTGGCCTCTAAACGCAAAGTACCAGCTGCCCATCTTCTCCACCTTCGTCTTTACCTCTGCCTCCGGAGACAAG GTTTACGGAGCAGCCATCCAGTTCTACGAGTCTTTCCCCAGGGACCTGCTGTCGGAGCAGCAATGTGTGAGGCTCGGTCTGCTGAGCGTGGTCGACCGGCGGCCCATCACCAACCGCAGCCTTCAAGTGAAGAAGAGCATCTGTGTCCTCTCCCACTGGCCTTTCTTCACCGTCTTCCAGAAGTTCCTCACCTTCGTCTACAGATACTCCATCTCCGGACCCCACGTCCTGCCGATCGAGAA acacaTCTCCAGCTTCATGCACAACGTCCCATTTCCTTCTCCCCAGCGACCTCGCATCCTGGTTCAG ctCTCTCCATACGACAACCTGCTGCTGTGCCAGCCGGTCTCCTCTCCGCTCCCACTCAG tGGAGCGAGCttcctgaagctgctgcagaacCTCGGTCCAGAAAATGCCTGCACGCTGCTTCTCGCCGTCCTCACCGAACACAAACTTCTGCTGCACTCGCTCCGACCCGACGTCCTCACCTCCGTCAGCGAGGCCCTCGTCTCC ATGAGTTTCCCCCTGCGCTGGCTCTGTCCCTACATCCCGCTGTGTCCGCTGCAGATGGCCGATGTGCTGCTGGCTCCCATGCCCTTCGTCGTTGGCGTCCACTCCAGCTACTTCGACCTGTACGACCCTCCCACTGATGTAGTGTGTGTCGACCTGGACACCAACACCATCTTTCA GTCCGATGATAAGAAGCCGTTGTCATGGCGGTCGTTACCCAGAAAGAGCGGGAAGACTCTGTTCAACACCCTCACCAACCTCCACAAGACGCTGGAGAAGA TTTGCACCCCCGGCCAGGAGGAGGCGACGCTGGAATTCCTGCTAACGGACTACGATCAGATCTACAGGCGTCAGaagcagctggagctggagatTCAGGAGGCGTTTCTGCGCTTCATGAGCTGCCTGCTGCGAGGATACCGGACCTTCCTGCTTCCCATCACACAGGCGCCGTCGGACACCACCACCGACTGCAGCTCCCTGTTCAACCTGCAGG GTTTTCTGAAGTCTCGGGATCGAACACAGCAGAAGTTTTACAGCCAGCTGACTAGGACCCAGATGTTCACCCAGTTCATCGAGGAGTGCTCCTTCGTCAGCGACCGCCACGCCTGCCTCGAGTTCTTCGACGAGTGCGTCCAGAAG GTGGATGTGGAGAAGCCAGAGGATGTGAGGTTGATCGATCTGGATGAGACTCACAGTGGAGAACACACGGTCTTCATCATGCCTCCTGAAGAACCGCAGGAACCTGACGGGTCAGAGTGTCCCGCCCTCTACAG TTATGAGACCTTCCCCATCCTTAAGCCAGAGCTCTTTGACAGACCCCAGGACCAGCTCCGTGTCCCGGCTAAAGGTAGCGCCCCGAGCAGCCCCGCCCCCCGACGTACAAAAcag GAGATTAAGTTGGCCCAGAAGCGAGCGCAGAAGTACTCCGCGGTGCCAGACATGTGGTCTAAGTGCCTGCTTGGTCACTGCTACGGCCTCTGGTTCATCTACCTGCCCACCTTCGTTCGGGCAGAGAACTCCAAGGTACGCGCCCTGCACACGGCCTACGACGTCCTCAAACACATGGAGAACCGGAAGGTGGTGCTACCGGACGAG gtgtgttacCGGATCCTGATGCAGCTGTGCGGTCAGTACGGTCAGCCGGTTCTCGCTGTTCGGGTCCTGCTGGAGATGAAGAAGGCGGGAATCACCCCCAACACCATCACCTACGCTTACTACAACAAG GCAGTGCTGGAGAGCAAGTGGCCGTCCACCAGTCAGGGTGGACGTCTCCGCTGGGCCAAGCTGAGGAACGTCCTGTTGGCTGTGGCACAGTTCAGGCAGCCAATCAAACGGCGTGAGAAGAGCGGCTCAGTGGGGTCACGAGGAG AAGCGGCGGTGGAGCCCGATCAGAGGCTCCGTACTCACTCCACTCTGATCCGTCAGTCCAGTTGGAGCGGTCTGAGTGAAAGCTCCAGTCACGAGTCCCTGACTGGCCCACTGGTGAAGAGCAGCAGTCTCAGCAGCATGAAGACATCGGCCAACA AGGTCAAACTCAGTAAGAAGACAACGCACCATAACACTGGGACCAATGGCTGCAGTGACGCCATCTCAGGTAAACCTCCTCTAGGACGCAGAGACACCTCCACTCCCCCTCCTGCGCCCCCTGGTGGTGGCGTTCTGGTGCGGCGGAGTCAGGTCTGCCTCTCCACCTTCTACACAGAGTGTGCAGAGACGACAAACTCTGAGCTGGACTGCAGCTGTcagcctgcagagagagacGGCAG ACCTGTGGGCACTCGTGACCCGTCCAGCAGAAACAAAGGTGTAGATGAGAACTACAACAACGTCTCTTCTCCGAACCGAGGAGGTCTGGCAGGGAaactccagcagctcctcactcCAACCAGACACAGAGTGTCAGTGCGACGAGCCGCCAGTGTGGACGACCGGCAGCctcgaggaggaggaggaggagggatcgGACGAAGAGTGTCTGAGCAGAGACAGTCCAGGAAATCTCAAGTGGCTGAAACACTGCTGAAAGCCAAGGACAAGCTGGTCAGCGCTACCTCCGAG AGTTCGTTGTCTGTGGGAAGTGACCTAGACTTGACGGACACGCCAAGCCCAGCGTATCCTCTTCGCAGGTCCTGGGACGCCAATCAAGAAGGAGCCGGGCTCGAG gTGTTGATGtccagctgctctctgtgcCGCAGCTGTAACTCATTGGTGTACGACGAGGAGATCATGGCCGGCTGGACGTCAGACGACTCCAACCTGAACTCGTCCTGTCCCTTCTGCTGCGCCTCATTCGTCCCCTTCCTCAACGCTGAGATCTGTGATCTGGGACCTGTCAGCAG CACGGAGCGCAGCACCTGGAACATGGAGGACGAGGTGGAGAGCGCAGTGAGACCCCCCAGTGGCCACGAGGCCTCTCTACGTCAGCAGTGTAATGGTCTCAGTGATGACTCCAGCTCTGAGACCAGCAGCTACTCAGAGAACAGCAGAACGACCACG AATTCATCAGCAGGTGGAGCTCCTCAGGTGACGGTGGCGTACCTGAGTCCTCTGGTTCTGAGAAAGGAGCTGGAGAGTCTGCTGGAGAATGAGGGCGAGGCGGTCTTGGCGCAGCCTCAGTTCCTTGACAGTCACTCCATCATCTTCTGGAACCTGGTCTGGTACTTCCAGCGTCTCTGTCTGCCCAGTAACCTCCTGCAGCTGGTCAAAGCCTCGCCGCTGGTTACCCAGTTCACACAG ATAGAGGGCTCAGCGTTGAGGATGAGGCTCCTCTGGGACACCCTGACCCCCGACACAGACCAGTGGCCCCCCCTCTACATCCTCTGGAGGATTCACA GTGGCGTTCCGATGCGAAGCTACAGCTGGCGGCGACACAACCACCCGTTCACGCTGTCCTTCCTGGAGGAGGTGCTGCGGTGGGTCGGCATGAACGAGGTGCACAAAGCCATCACCCTCTTTCTGGACACGCTGGCTCAACAGCCGGGATCACCGCGGATACAGAG gagtttgtacagagaGTTCCTCTTCCTCACACTGGCAGCTATGGGCAAAGACCATGTTG ctgcgTTTGATAAGAAGTACAAGGCAGCGTACACTCGGCTCAGCGGGACTCTGGGCCGCGACGAGCTCCGTAAGAAGCGAGCTCAGCCTCCCAGCCCCAAAGCTGTCGACTGCAGGCgcagcttcctcccacctctcGAATGCTGA
- the LOC113170272 gene encoding DENN domain-containing protein 4B isoform X2, whose protein sequence is MTEEKCPQLVDYFVVAGLDPAGPWKPLDDDGKSSTSSSSTSSSSTSSRAVEPVTDLAVIARGLGEEVPEGFTCIEKTLGGHSAELSAGLINNPHLYLCYRRGRDKPPILDLGILYEGKEQLKQGWYVIDTTPYSRSASLSSGGAPTAHRVFLTYRRALDSQGLHTLGITDISLLLPSKGEVAPHTFCRVEKNLNTGMWGPALYVCYKRAVAKANALVYEASLISRYPEEDLEAFPLPESVPVFCLPMGVTVESWPLNAKYQLPIFSTFVFTSASGDKVYGAAIQFYESFPRDLLSEQQCVRLGLLSVVDRRPITNRSLQVKKSICVLSHWPFFTVFQKFLTFVYRYSISGPHVLPIEKHISSFMHNVPFPSPQRPRILVQLSPYDNLLLCQPVSSPLPLSGASFLKLLQNLGPENACTLLLAVLTEHKLLLHSLRPDVLTSVSEALVSMSFPLRWLCPYIPLCPLQMADVLLAPMPFVVGVHSSYFDLYDPPTDVVCVDLDTNTIFQSDDKKPLSWRSLPRKSGKTLFNTLTNLHKTLEKICTPGQEEATLEFLLTDYDQIYRRQKQLELEIQEAFLRFMSCLLRGYRTFLLPITQAPSDTTTDCSSLFNLQGFLKSRDRTQQKFYSQLTRTQMFTQFIEECSFVSDRHACLEFFDECVQKVDVEKPEDVRLIDLDETHSGEHTVFIMPPEEPQEPDGSECPALYSYETFPILKPELFDRPQDQLRVPAKGSAPSSPAPRRTKQEIKLAQKRAQKYSAVPDMWSKCLLGHCYGLWFIYLPTFVRAENSKVRALHTAYDVLKHMENRKVVLPDEVCYRILMQLCGQYGQPVLAVRVLLEMKKAGITPNTITYAYYNKAVLESKWPSTSQGGRLRWAKLRNVLLAVAQFRQPIKRREKSGSVGSRGEAAVEPDQRLRTHSTLIRQSSWSGLSESSSHESLTGPLVKSSSLSSMKTSANKVKLSKKTTHHNTGTNGCSDAISGKPPLGRRDTSTPPPAPPGGGVLVRRSQVCLSTFYTECAETTNSELDCSCQPAERDGRPVGTRDPSSRNKGVDENYNNVSSPNRGGLAGKLQQLLTPTRHRVSVRRAASVDDRQPRGGGGGGIGRRVSEQRQSRKSQVAETLLKAKDKLVSATSESSLSVGSDLDLTDTPSPAYPLRRSWDANQEGAGLEVLMSSCSLCRSCNSLVYDEEIMAGWTSDDSNLNSSCPFCCASFVPFLNAEICDLGPVSSTERSTWNMEDEVESAVRPPSGHEASLRQQCNGLSDDSSSETSSYSENSRTTTNSSAGGAPQVTVAYLSPLVLRKELESLLENEGEAVLAQPQFLDSHSIIFWNLVWYFQRLCLPSNLLQLVKASPLVTQFTQIEGSALRMRLLWDTLTPDTDQWPPLYILWRIHSGVPMRSYSWRRHNHPFTLSFLEEVLRWVGMNEVHKAITLFLDTLAQQPGSPRIQRSLYREFLFLTLAAMGKDHVAAFDKKYKAAYTRLSGTLGRDELRKKRAQPPSPKAVDCRRSFLPPLEC, encoded by the exons ATGACAGAGGAGAAATGTCCCCAGCTGGTGGACTACTTTGTAGTGGCAGGTCTCGACCCTGCTGGGCCCTGGAAGCCCTTGGACGACGATGGCAAGAGCTCCACCTCATCCTCGTcgacctcctcctcttccacgTCGAGCCGGGCGGTGGAGCCGGTGACAGACCTGGCAGTAATTGCCCGGGGGCTCGGTGAGGAAGTGCCGGAGGGCTTCACCTGCATCGAGAAGACGCTGGGCGGACACTCGGCGGAGCTGAGCGCCGGCCTCATCAACAACCCACACCTGTACCTGTGCTACCGGCGAGGACGAGACAAACCACCTATTCTGGACCTGGG GATTCTGTATGAGGGGAAGGAGCAGCTGAAACAGGGCTGGTACGTCATCGATACCACCCCGTACAGCCGCTCAGCCAGCCTGAGCTCTGGCGGCGCTCCGACAGCTCACCGGGTGTTTCTGACGTACCGGCGGGCTCTGGACTCGCAGGGTCTCCACACACTGGGCATCACCGACATCTCCCTGCTGCTCCCCAGCAAAGGAGAGGTTGCACCACACACTTTCTGTCGCGTTGAGAAGAACCTCAACACCGGCATG TGGGGTCCAGCTCTGTATGTGTGCTACAAGAGAGCCGTGGCCAAAGCCAACGCCCTGGTCTACGAAGCCA gtctgATCAGTCGGTACCCAGAGGAGGACCTAGAGGCATTTCCCCTGCCAGAGTCGGTGCCAGTCTTCTGTCTGCCGATGGGCGTCACTGTGGAGAGTTGGCCTCTAAACGCAAAGTACCAGCTGCCCATCTTCTCCACCTTCGTCTTTACCTCTGCCTCCGGAGACAAG GTTTACGGAGCAGCCATCCAGTTCTACGAGTCTTTCCCCAGGGACCTGCTGTCGGAGCAGCAATGTGTGAGGCTCGGTCTGCTGAGCGTGGTCGACCGGCGGCCCATCACCAACCGCAGCCTTCAAGTGAAGAAGAGCATCTGTGTCCTCTCCCACTGGCCTTTCTTCACCGTCTTCCAGAAGTTCCTCACCTTCGTCTACAGATACTCCATCTCCGGACCCCACGTCCTGCCGATCGAGAA acacaTCTCCAGCTTCATGCACAACGTCCCATTTCCTTCTCCCCAGCGACCTCGCATCCTGGTTCAG ctCTCTCCATACGACAACCTGCTGCTGTGCCAGCCGGTCTCCTCTCCGCTCCCACTCAG tGGAGCGAGCttcctgaagctgctgcagaacCTCGGTCCAGAAAATGCCTGCACGCTGCTTCTCGCCGTCCTCACCGAACACAAACTTCTGCTGCACTCGCTCCGACCCGACGTCCTCACCTCCGTCAGCGAGGCCCTCGTCTCC ATGAGTTTCCCCCTGCGCTGGCTCTGTCCCTACATCCCGCTGTGTCCGCTGCAGATGGCCGATGTGCTGCTGGCTCCCATGCCCTTCGTCGTTGGCGTCCACTCCAGCTACTTCGACCTGTACGACCCTCCCACTGATGTAGTGTGTGTCGACCTGGACACCAACACCATCTTTCA GTCCGATGATAAGAAGCCGTTGTCATGGCGGTCGTTACCCAGAAAGAGCGGGAAGACTCTGTTCAACACCCTCACCAACCTCCACAAGACGCTGGAGAAGA TTTGCACCCCCGGCCAGGAGGAGGCGACGCTGGAATTCCTGCTAACGGACTACGATCAGATCTACAGGCGTCAGaagcagctggagctggagatTCAGGAGGCGTTTCTGCGCTTCATGAGCTGCCTGCTGCGAGGATACCGGACCTTCCTGCTTCCCATCACACAGGCGCCGTCGGACACCACCACCGACTGCAGCTCCCTGTTCAACCTGCAGG GTTTTCTGAAGTCTCGGGATCGAACACAGCAGAAGTTTTACAGCCAGCTGACTAGGACCCAGATGTTCACCCAGTTCATCGAGGAGTGCTCCTTCGTCAGCGACCGCCACGCCTGCCTCGAGTTCTTCGACGAGTGCGTCCAGAAG GTGGATGTGGAGAAGCCAGAGGATGTGAGGTTGATCGATCTGGATGAGACTCACAGTGGAGAACACACGGTCTTCATCATGCCTCCTGAAGAACCGCAGGAACCTGACGGGTCAGAGTGTCCCGCCCTCTACAG TTATGAGACCTTCCCCATCCTTAAGCCAGAGCTCTTTGACAGACCCCAGGACCAGCTCCGTGTCCCGGCTAAAGGTAGCGCCCCGAGCAGCCCCGCCCCCCGACGTACAAAAcag GAGATTAAGTTGGCCCAGAAGCGAGCGCAGAAGTACTCCGCGGTGCCAGACATGTGGTCTAAGTGCCTGCTTGGTCACTGCTACGGCCTCTGGTTCATCTACCTGCCCACCTTCGTTCGGGCAGAGAACTCCAAGGTACGCGCCCTGCACACGGCCTACGACGTCCTCAAACACATGGAGAACCGGAAGGTGGTGCTACCGGACGAG gtgtgttacCGGATCCTGATGCAGCTGTGCGGTCAGTACGGTCAGCCGGTTCTCGCTGTTCGGGTCCTGCTGGAGATGAAGAAGGCGGGAATCACCCCCAACACCATCACCTACGCTTACTACAACAAG GCAGTGCTGGAGAGCAAGTGGCCGTCCACCAGTCAGGGTGGACGTCTCCGCTGGGCCAAGCTGAGGAACGTCCTGTTGGCTGTGGCACAGTTCAGGCAGCCAATCAAACGGCGTGAGAAGAGCGGCTCAGTGGGGTCACGAGGAG AAGCGGCGGTGGAGCCCGATCAGAGGCTCCGTACTCACTCCACTCTGATCCGTCAGTCCAGTTGGAGCGGTCTGAGTGAAAGCTCCAGTCACGAGTCCCTGACTGGCCCACTGGTGAAGAGCAGCAGTCTCAGCAGCATGAAGACATCGGCCAACA AGGTCAAACTCAGTAAGAAGACAACGCACCATAACACTGGGACCAATGGCTGCAGTGACGCCATCTCAGGTAAACCTCCTCTAGGACGCAGAGACACCTCCACTCCCCCTCCTGCGCCCCCTGGTGGTGGCGTTCTGGTGCGGCGGAGTCAGGTCTGCCTCTCCACCTTCTACACAGAGTGTGCAGAGACGACAAACTCTGAGCTGGACTGCAGCTGTcagcctgcagagagagacGGCAG ACCTGTGGGCACTCGTGACCCGTCCAGCAGAAACAAAGGTGTAGATGAGAACTACAACAACGTCTCTTCTCCGAACCGAGGAGGTCTGGCAGGGAaactccagcagctcctcactcCAACCAGACACAGAGTGTCAGTGCGACGAGCCGCCAGTGTGGACGACCGGCAGCctcgaggaggaggaggaggagggatcgGACGAAGAGTGTCTGAGCAGAGACAGTCCAGGAAATCTCAAGTGGCTGAAACACTGCTGAAAGCCAAGGACAAGCTGGTCAGCGCTACCTCCGAG AGTTCGTTGTCTGTGGGAAGTGACCTAGACTTGACGGACACGCCAAGCCCAGCGTATCCTCTTCGCAGGTCCTGGGACGCCAATCAAGAAGGAGCCGGGCTCGAG gTGTTGATGtccagctgctctctgtgcCGCAGCTGTAACTCATTGGTGTACGACGAGGAGATCATGGCCGGCTGGACGTCAGACGACTCCAACCTGAACTCGTCCTGTCCCTTCTGCTGCGCCTCATTCGTCCCCTTCCTCAACGCTGAGATCTGTGATCTGGGACCTGTCAGCAG CACGGAGCGCAGCACCTGGAACATGGAGGACGAGGTGGAGAGCGCAGTGAGACCCCCCAGTGGCCACGAGGCCTCTCTACGTCAGCAGTGTAATGGTCTCAGTGATGACTCCAGCTCTGAGACCAGCAGCTACTCAGAGAACAGCAGAACGACCACG AATTCATCAGCAGGTGGAGCTCCTCAGGTGACGGTGGCGTACCTGAGTCCTCTGGTTCTGAGAAAGGAGCTGGAGAGTCTGCTGGAGAATGAGGGCGAGGCGGTCTTGGCGCAGCCTCAGTTCCTTGACAGTCACTCCATCATCTTCTGGAACCTGGTCTGGTACTTCCAGCGTCTCTGTCTGCCCAGTAACCTCCTGCAGCTGGTCAAAGCCTCGCCGCTGGTTACCCAGTTCACACAG ATAGAGGGCTCAGCGTTGAGGATGAGGCTCCTCTGGGACACCCTGACCCCCGACACAGACCAGTGGCCCCCCCTCTACATCCTCTGGAGGATTCACA GTGGCGTTCCGATGCGAAGCTACAGCTGGCGGCGACACAACCACCCGTTCACGCTGTCCTTCCTGGAGGAGGTGCTGCGGTGGGTCGGCATGAACGAGGTGCACAAAGCCATCACCCTCTTTCTGGACACGCTGGCTCAACAGCCGGGATCACCGCGGATACAGAG gagtttgtacagagaGTTCCTCTTCCTCACACTGGCAGCTATGGGCAAAGACCATGTTG ctgcgTTTGATAAGAAGTACAAGGCAGCGTACACTCGGCTCAGCGGGACTCTGGGCCGCGACGAGCTCCGTAAGAAGCGAGCTCAGCCTCCCAGCCCCAAAGCTGTCGACTGCAGGCgcagcttcctcccacctctcGAATGCTGA